The following are from one region of the Pseudodesulfovibrio piezophilus C1TLV30 genome:
- a CDS encoding ATP-binding protein gives MMKIAITGKGGVGKTTLAGLLARLLAETGSPVLAIDADPDANLGSALGVPEEALQTVTPISHMKELAEERTGAEGSGGFFSLNPRVADIPETFAVDHAGVRLLLLGTIEQGGGGCICPEHALVKTLMKHVLFQKNESVVMDMEAGVEHLGRGTAESVDALIIVVEPGTRSLQTANQIRRLGSDIGLKNIFTVGSKVRNEQEATFLTDRIPESELLGIMPMDDTVRQADIDGTAPFENGGEIVEAARRILARLYAGKAL, from the coding sequence ATGATGAAGATCGCAATTACAGGAAAAGGCGGTGTTGGCAAGACAACTCTGGCAGGACTCCTTGCCCGGCTTCTGGCTGAAACAGGTTCTCCTGTTCTGGCCATTGATGCGGACCCGGACGCCAATCTTGGCTCCGCTCTCGGAGTCCCGGAAGAAGCCCTGCAAACCGTGACGCCCATCTCTCATATGAAGGAACTGGCAGAGGAACGAACCGGGGCCGAAGGCAGCGGTGGCTTCTTCTCCCTCAACCCCAGAGTTGCCGACATCCCGGAGACTTTTGCCGTGGACCATGCTGGCGTTCGCCTGCTGCTGCTCGGTACCATCGAACAGGGGGGAGGAGGGTGCATCTGCCCGGAACACGCCCTGGTCAAGACACTGATGAAACATGTTCTCTTTCAGAAAAACGAGAGTGTTGTCATGGATATGGAAGCCGGAGTGGAACATCTCGGTCGTGGCACAGCCGAATCAGTCGATGCCTTGATCATAGTGGTGGAACCCGGCACACGAAGCTTGCAAACCGCAAACCAGATCAGACGATTGGGATCGGACATCGGTTTGAAAAACATCTTTACCGTGGGCAGCAAAGTCAGAAATGAGCAGGAAGCGACCTTCCTCACCGACAGAATTCCTGAAAGTGAGTTGCTGGGCATCATGCCAATGGACGACACTGTACGCCAAGCAGATATTGACGGGACCGCCCCCTTTGAAAACGGGGGGGAAATAGTTGAAGCCGCACGACGAATTCTCGCCCGTCTGTACGCGGGAAAAGCTCTATAA
- the cooS gene encoding anaerobic carbon-monoxide dehydrogenase catalytic subunit has product MSHSNSIDKSMAILAPIAEQNGIDTPWDRYEKMLPQCGFGELGVCCRICWKGPCRIDPFGNGPDRGICGATAEVIVARNLIRMQAAGAAAHSEHGRHIALAMKHLGEKGLDAYAIKDEAKLKGVAERLGIEAEGKTTLELAVEVADISLNDFMNQDHHKECTWLSKSLPPVTIERLRKAGVLPHNIDAAVANVMARTHVGCDSDHVNLLLAGIRAAMADYTGMVLATELSDSMFGTPKPVITKANLGVLKEDAVNIALHGHNPLLSEVICDMAMLLNDEAIAAGASAGINVVGICCTGNEVMMRRGVPLATNYLSQDMAILTGAIDGMVVDVQCIMPSIATFGSCFHTEVITTMPDNKITGARHVEFSEKDALDRAREIVRICIDAYRKRDPHRVNIPQQKETAIVGFSTEAIVEALSLVNAEDPLKPLIDAIVSGDIKGVALFAGCNNVKIKQDHAYMTVVKELLARNVLVLATGCGAGAFAKHGMMTQEATEEFAGESLKGVLTAVGTAAGLEGPLPPVMHMGSCVDNSRAVMLASALAKALDKDLSELPVVASAPELMSEKAVAIGSWAVALGFPTHVGIMPQITGAPGVVEVLTKTAKDIFGGYFIPETDPVKAAETLYDAILERRKGLGLSV; this is encoded by the coding sequence ATGAGCCACAGCAATTCCATCGATAAATCCATGGCAATCCTCGCCCCCATAGCCGAACAAAACGGCATTGACACCCCCTGGGACCGATATGAAAAGATGCTCCCCCAATGTGGCTTCGGCGAACTGGGCGTTTGCTGTCGTATCTGTTGGAAAGGACCCTGTCGAATCGATCCTTTCGGCAATGGACCTGATCGCGGCATCTGTGGTGCCACGGCAGAGGTCATCGTCGCCAGGAATCTCATTCGAATGCAGGCGGCAGGAGCGGCTGCTCACTCCGAACACGGAAGGCACATCGCTCTCGCCATGAAACACCTTGGAGAGAAGGGACTCGACGCCTATGCCATCAAGGATGAAGCCAAGCTCAAGGGCGTCGCCGAGAGGCTCGGCATTGAAGCCGAAGGAAAAACCACTCTGGAGTTGGCTGTCGAAGTCGCGGATATTTCGCTCAACGACTTCATGAATCAAGACCATCACAAGGAATGCACATGGCTTTCCAAAAGCTTACCGCCCGTGACAATCGAACGGTTGAGAAAAGCCGGAGTTCTTCCCCATAACATAGACGCGGCAGTGGCCAATGTCATGGCACGGACCCATGTCGGCTGCGATAGTGATCACGTCAACCTGCTTCTGGCCGGAATCCGGGCCGCCATGGCCGACTACACCGGCATGGTGTTGGCGACAGAACTCTCCGACTCCATGTTCGGCACCCCAAAGCCGGTCATTACCAAGGCCAACCTCGGCGTGCTCAAGGAAGACGCCGTCAACATCGCCCTGCACGGTCACAACCCCCTGCTCAGTGAAGTTATCTGCGACATGGCCATGCTGCTCAATGATGAAGCCATCGCCGCCGGAGCTTCCGCAGGTATCAATGTTGTTGGTATCTGCTGTACGGGTAACGAAGTGATGATGCGGCGCGGCGTTCCGCTGGCAACCAATTACCTCTCGCAGGACATGGCCATTCTGACTGGTGCCATTGATGGTATGGTCGTGGATGTCCAGTGCATCATGCCCTCGATCGCCACTTTCGGAAGCTGTTTTCACACCGAAGTCATCACGACTATGCCGGACAACAAAATTACCGGCGCACGCCATGTTGAATTCAGTGAGAAAGATGCTCTGGATCGTGCTCGGGAAATCGTTCGCATATGCATCGATGCCTATCGCAAACGAGATCCACACAGGGTCAACATTCCTCAGCAGAAGGAAACCGCCATCGTCGGTTTCAGCACCGAGGCGATTGTCGAGGCCCTGTCTCTGGTGAATGCCGAAGACCCCCTCAAACCACTCATTGACGCCATTGTCAGTGGCGATATCAAGGGTGTTGCCCTCTTTGCCGGATGCAACAACGTCAAGATCAAACAGGATCATGCATACATGACGGTGGTCAAGGAACTGCTGGCTCGCAACGTACTCGTGCTCGCCACGGGCTGTGGAGCCGGAGCCTTTGCCAAGCACGGCATGATGACTCAGGAAGCCACGGAAGAGTTCGCCGGAGAATCTCTCAAGGGAGTTCTGACTGCCGTCGGTACTGCTGCCGGTCTGGAGGGACCACTGCCTCCTGTCATGCATATGGGATCATGCGTGGACAACTCCCGCGCAGTCATGCTTGCCTCGGCACTTGCCAAGGCACTGGACAAAGACCTGAGTGAGCTTCCTGTTGTAGCCTCCGCACCGGAACTGATGTCTGAAAAAGCCGTCGCCATTGGAAGTTGGGCCGTGGCTTTGGGCTTCCCCACCCATGTCGGTATCATGCCCCAGATCACGGGAGCTCCCGGCGTTGTTGAAGTCCTGACAAAAACAGCCAAGGATATTTTCGGCGGGTACTTCATCCCTGAAACCGATCCTGTCAAAGCGGCTGAAACCCTTTATGACGCCATTCTTGAACGACGCAAAGGCCTCGGCCTCTCTGTCTAA
- a CDS encoding 4Fe-4S dicluster domain-containing protein has protein sequence MPKSDENSIIYADTTKCVGCRQCELACAQAHSDCSLIEARAKGYELISRIRVIQVDSINVPMQCRQCEDAPCAHACPTGAIFQKDGIVRINEKQCVGCKICVMACPFGAIEVSREGYPAPEGVTNQGTAKKCNLCEHRNHPGKEPVCGCVEACPTHALKVIKLTEYRKRLMLSRAREIAHNHSMYEG, from the coding sequence GTGCCTAAGTCAGATGAAAACTCGATTATCTACGCCGACACAACTAAATGTGTCGGATGCAGGCAGTGCGAACTGGCCTGTGCGCAAGCGCATAGCGACTGCTCTTTGATCGAGGCCAGAGCAAAGGGGTACGAACTGATCTCACGCATCCGTGTGATCCAGGTCGATTCCATTAACGTCCCGATGCAGTGTCGCCAGTGTGAAGATGCTCCCTGTGCGCACGCCTGCCCGACAGGGGCCATTTTCCAGAAAGACGGAATCGTACGCATCAATGAAAAACAGTGCGTCGGTTGCAAGATTTGTGTCATGGCCTGCCCGTTTGGAGCCATTGAGGTCTCCCGCGAAGGATATCCTGCCCCGGAAGGGGTGACCAACCAGGGGACGGCCAAGAAATGCAACCTCTGCGAACACCGGAACCACCCCGGCAAGGAACCGGTCTGCGGTTGTGTTGAAGCCTGCCCGACACACGCCCTGAAGGTGATCAAACTCACTGAGTACCGCAAACGCCTGATGCTCTCACGAGCTCGTGAAATCGCCCATAACCATTCAATGTACGAAGGATAA
- a CDS encoding hydrogenase maturation nickel metallochaperone HypA/HybF: MHEATIVLGALTIVEEEMKKLGLNTVSRITLCRGELACVEEQTLQGCFEIASQTGFAQGAELAIERIPISFKCTRCDTIETTKILPSSCRHCGSEHLNLATGRELYVKNFEAE, encoded by the coding sequence ATGCATGAAGCGACCATTGTGCTTGGCGCATTGACCATCGTGGAAGAAGAAATGAAAAAGCTCGGCCTGAATACGGTGAGCCGAATCACTCTATGCCGGGGCGAACTCGCCTGTGTAGAAGAACAGACCCTCCAGGGATGTTTCGAGATTGCCTCGCAAACAGGGTTCGCCCAAGGTGCGGAATTGGCTATCGAACGCATCCCGATCTCTTTCAAGTGTACTCGGTGCGACACCATCGAAACAACAAAAATACTCCCCTCCTCATGCCGCCACTGTGGCAGTGAACACCTCAATCTCGCAACCGGACGCGAGTTGTATGTCAAAAATTTCGAGGCCGAATGA
- a CDS encoding hydrogenase large subunit → MTTYTLPVGPLHVALEEPMYFQVEIDGETVKGLDITAGHVHRGMESLAMQRNYFQNITLTERLCSLCSNSHPCTYCMAIENLAGIIIPPRAAFLRVVADEIKRVASNLFNVGIMAHIIGFESLFMHVMEIRELAQDAKEEVYGNRMDLAANCIGGVKYDLDTETERLLRRQLEKLKKPLDEIYALYEKDPLVKARTQGVGVLPKHEAVRMAVVGPVARGSGVAYDIRDKAPYSAYDQLSFSVQTETRGDVQSRALVRLREAMDAISLIEQSLDMMPGGPIVPTRLPDIPEGQSVARSEAPRGELIYYLKSDGSDRPQRLKWRVPTYMNWEALHVMMKECKISDIPLIVNSIDPCISCTER, encoded by the coding sequence ATGACAACATATACACTCCCCGTAGGACCGCTGCATGTGGCCCTTGAAGAACCAATGTACTTCCAGGTGGAAATTGACGGTGAAACCGTCAAGGGACTCGACATCACGGCCGGCCATGTGCATCGCGGTATGGAATCACTGGCCATGCAGCGCAACTATTTTCAGAATATCACCCTGACAGAACGACTCTGCTCACTCTGCTCAAACAGCCATCCCTGCACCTATTGCATGGCCATTGAAAACCTTGCCGGAATTATCATTCCCCCACGGGCCGCCTTTCTGCGGGTTGTGGCAGACGAGATAAAACGTGTGGCCTCCAATTTGTTCAATGTCGGAATCATGGCCCACATCATAGGTTTTGAATCCCTCTTCATGCATGTCATGGAAATTCGGGAACTGGCACAGGATGCCAAGGAAGAGGTGTATGGCAACCGGATGGACCTTGCCGCCAATTGCATAGGCGGAGTCAAATACGACCTTGATACCGAAACCGAACGTTTACTGCGCAGACAACTGGAAAAGCTCAAAAAACCGCTCGATGAAATATATGCGCTTTATGAAAAAGACCCGCTGGTCAAAGCACGCACCCAGGGCGTCGGGGTTCTTCCCAAGCACGAAGCCGTTCGCATGGCTGTTGTCGGGCCTGTAGCCAGAGGATCGGGCGTGGCCTATGACATTCGGGACAAGGCCCCCTATTCCGCTTATGATCAGCTTTCCTTCTCTGTCCAGACAGAGACACGCGGAGATGTGCAGAGTCGAGCCCTTGTCCGCCTCCGTGAGGCAATGGACGCGATCTCCCTTATCGAGCAATCGCTTGACATGATGCCCGGTGGTCCCATTGTTCCGACCCGCCTGCCGGACATCCCCGAAGGCCAATCCGTGGCCCGATCCGAAGCGCCGCGCGGCGAACTTATCTATTATCTGAAATCAGACGGCTCCGATCGGCCTCAACGACTCAAATGGCGAGTCCCTACCTACATGAATTGGGAGGCCCTTCACGTCATGATGAAAGAATGCAAGATCTCGGACATACCGCTCATCGTCAACAGCATAGACCCGTGCATATCCTGTACAGAGCGATAG
- a CDS encoding NADH-quinone oxidoreductase subunit C: MNLLTSAALTQLDELLSEIKLDSTHDSTGNTFAWGNLSQSESLLVAAESLAGVGARLCTITVYNKEKFATNSDMEIVYNFDIDGTVLTLTLALNSPERTVPSLIAYFPNADWHEREFAELYDLELSGRTAPKRLFLDPSLEQGVLNRLVPLSSMMNGASTKRLWETIFSQTSMPDWAKESK; encoded by the coding sequence ATGAACCTGTTGACATCCGCCGCCCTAACCCAGCTCGATGAACTTCTCTCAGAGATCAAGCTCGACTCTACTCACGATTCCACTGGCAATACCTTTGCCTGGGGAAACCTTTCGCAGTCGGAGTCCCTCCTCGTGGCTGCCGAGAGCCTGGCTGGAGTAGGCGCCCGCTTATGCACTATAACTGTGTACAACAAGGAAAAGTTTGCCACAAACTCCGATATGGAAATTGTCTATAATTTCGATATCGACGGCACTGTTCTGACCTTGACTCTGGCCCTCAATTCTCCAGAACGAACGGTTCCCTCACTCATTGCGTATTTCCCCAATGCCGACTGGCATGAGCGGGAATTTGCAGAATTGTACGACCTGGAACTCTCCGGCAGAACCGCACCCAAAAGGCTTTTCCTCGACCCTTCTCTTGAGCAGGGCGTTCTCAATCGTCTCGTTCCCCTCTCATCCATGATGAACGGAGCCTCGACCAAAAGATTATGGGAAACCATTTTCTCCCAGACATCCATGCCCGACTGGGCCAAGGAGTCCAAATAA
- a CDS encoding 4Fe-4S dicluster domain-containing protein, which yields MFPFLKILVSNLLKGPSTEPFPLGEAHTPTRFRGRAELDPNLCLTCGICRHVCAGGAIDLTESTSGNGVEFRLWHNTCTFCGLCEHYCPTKAIRMTQDWHLAHAQEEKYTCCETRFVEYPTCLECGERMLPTLGKKLHTHAIGSVDAASIMQTCPTCRRKISARHQAQSTRLAFMDRR from the coding sequence ATGTTTCCATTTCTTAAAATCCTGGTATCCAACCTGCTCAAGGGCCCATCCACGGAACCGTTTCCCCTGGGCGAGGCTCATACCCCGACCCGGTTCAGGGGTCGGGCAGAACTCGATCCGAATCTCTGCCTGACATGCGGGATATGCCGCCATGTCTGTGCTGGAGGAGCCATTGACCTCACTGAATCCACGTCAGGAAACGGCGTGGAATTTCGTCTTTGGCACAACACCTGTACCTTCTGCGGTCTCTGCGAACACTACTGTCCGACCAAAGCCATACGTATGACACAGGACTGGCATCTCGCCCATGCTCAGGAAGAGAAATACACCTGCTGCGAAACCCGATTCGTCGAATACCCTACCTGTCTCGAATGTGGAGAACGTATGCTGCCAACCCTTGGTAAAAAACTGCATACTCATGCCATAGGCTCAGTTGATGCAGCCTCAATCATGCAGACTTGCCCCACATGTCGTCGTAAAATATCAGCTCGCCATCAGGCCCAATCCACCAGACTGGCCTTCATGGACAGGAGATAA
- a CDS encoding NADH-quinone oxidoreductase subunit B family protein, with protein sequence MKKFLNRLAPRSPWLYRINAGSCNGCDVELATTALIPRYDVERLGCKYCGSPRHADIVLITGPLTTRVKERVLRVYDEIPHPKITVAVGICPISGGVFRDSYSIEGPMDMFIPIDVNVPGCPPRPQAIIEGIIKACEIWKTRIEEVK encoded by the coding sequence ATGAAAAAATTCCTGAACCGTCTTGCCCCCCGTTCCCCATGGCTCTATCGAATCAATGCCGGGTCATGTAACGGCTGCGATGTGGAATTGGCAACCACAGCCCTTATTCCGCGCTATGATGTTGAACGCCTGGGTTGCAAATACTGTGGCAGCCCGCGCCATGCGGACATCGTCCTGATAACGGGCCCATTGACCACTCGCGTCAAGGAACGGGTTCTGCGTGTCTATGATGAAATCCCCCATCCCAAAATCACTGTGGCTGTCGGCATCTGCCCCATTTCCGGCGGAGTCTTTCGGGATAGCTATTCCATAGAAGGCCCCATGGATATGTTCATACCCATCGACGTCAATGTTCCGGGCTGTCCCCCAAGACCGCAAGCCATCATCGAAGGTATCATCAAGGCGTGTGAAATCTGGAAGACCCGAATCGAAGAGGTGAAGTAA
- a CDS encoding respiratory chain complex I subunit 1 family protein: MLEGYTQATVAMLIFPGGLFALMAGLLFKGIDRVVVARAQRRVGPPIMQPFYDIIKLSTKEILIPESGNERAFRLAPAIGLAGSLVCAALIPVSGVWNGISGAGDIFVLLYLLGLPAIAFMLGGSASSSPFGALGFSREMIIMFAYEIPLLATLLALSLRAGWQFSLNGIITYQLAHGPFILDPVMIPAFLAYLAFIAGTMGSGLFDIPEAEEEVIEGPVLEYSGPLLALFNLMTALKLFVVLSLGVTLFLPTVIPGGIVTNILLHLVKCLVLMLVSVSLFRASTGRLRIDQAFTFFLKYPSSLAYLSLGLAYILR, translated from the coding sequence ATGCTGGAAGGATACACACAGGCAACCGTCGCCATGCTCATCTTCCCGGGCGGTCTCTTCGCGCTCATGGCCGGACTTCTGTTCAAAGGTATCGACAGAGTGGTGGTGGCTCGTGCCCAACGCCGCGTAGGACCACCAATCATGCAACCGTTCTACGATATCATTAAACTGAGCACCAAGGAAATACTGATCCCGGAGTCGGGCAATGAACGGGCCTTCCGCCTTGCTCCCGCAATCGGCCTGGCCGGCAGCCTCGTTTGCGCTGCGCTGATTCCGGTCAGCGGAGTCTGGAACGGCATCTCCGGCGCAGGAGATATCTTCGTGCTGCTCTACCTTTTGGGACTGCCTGCCATTGCCTTCATGCTGGGCGGGTCAGCATCCAGCTCCCCTTTCGGGGCCCTTGGGTTCTCGCGCGAAATGATCATCATGTTCGCCTATGAAATCCCCCTGCTGGCAACACTTCTGGCCTTGTCTCTCAGAGCCGGATGGCAATTCTCCCTGAATGGGATCATCACTTATCAACTTGCACACGGACCGTTCATTCTCGACCCTGTCATGATCCCCGCTTTTCTGGCTTATCTGGCTTTTATCGCGGGCACCATGGGAAGCGGCCTGTTCGATATTCCAGAAGCCGAAGAGGAAGTCATCGAAGGACCGGTTCTCGAATACTCCGGCCCGCTGCTCGCCCTGTTCAATCTGATGACCGCCCTGAAACTCTTTGTTGTTCTCAGTCTGGGAGTGACGCTCTTTCTGCCCACAGTCATTCCCGGCGGCATTGTGACCAATATTCTGCTCCACCTGGTCAAATGTCTTGTCCTGATGCTTGTTTCAGTCTCTCTTTTCAGGGCGTCAACAGGACGACTCCGCATTGATCAGGCATTCACTTTTTTCCTCAAATACCCGTCTTCATTGGCCTATCTGAGCCTTGGACTGGCGTACATACTCCGCTGA